The Fortiea contorta PCC 7126 genome has a segment encoding these proteins:
- a CDS encoding cation:proton antiporter, with protein sequence MHTVIRVLVEVLIVIGLSRLVGLAFKSIKQPLVIGEIVAGIMLGPSLFGLIAPSVAANLFPPETIPFLNVLSQVGLIFFMFLIGLELNPKYLSGQLETAILTSHVSILVPFSLGTVLAILLYPLVSNGSVSFTAFALFLGAAMSITAFPVLARIITENNLQGTRLGTLALTCAAVDDVTAWCVLAVAIAVARGGGILSALPTIVESVVYIGFMLTVGRWFLERLAAYYERTGRLSQLLVALIYMAVVASALITELIGIHLIFGAFLLGAAMPKNADLVRELAEKTEDFVLVFLLPIFFAFSGLRTEIGLLNRPDLWALCALVLLVAIAGKYVGTYVAARVSGINNREASALGWLMNTRGLTELIVLNIGLELKVISPLLFTMLVIMALVTTFMTSPLLEWTYPKRLIRLDVVEPELETETTTSKEYKILVPIANPSTQKGLVQLAVAIAQPGASITLNNQKSAIVHPLNLIEFEEDYAFESTPLEANRLIAHRHQQLEELINTLEPPDTRAYVHPIVRISSNVARETAHIAQIEQADLILVGWHRPAFSSNRLGGRVGQILTTAPVDVAVFVDRGGERLESLLVPYSANIHDDLALILALRLLINQDTCMLQILQVVSENQVKDELSYELETMMGQLPTSVRDRITINIIEAPEPIQALVSASESVDLTIAGTSRTWGIERQTLGRYTDQLAIECRSSLLITRRYSQVTSHLASVLPDVSTPESALSK encoded by the coding sequence ATGCACACAGTTATTCGCGTTCTGGTTGAAGTGCTGATTGTTATTGGGTTGTCTCGGCTAGTAGGATTAGCATTTAAATCGATTAAGCAACCATTAGTTATTGGTGAGATTGTCGCCGGGATTATGCTTGGCCCTTCTCTATTTGGTTTAATTGCGCCATCAGTAGCAGCTAATTTATTTCCCCCAGAAACGATACCTTTCTTAAATGTTTTGTCTCAGGTGGGACTGATATTTTTTATGTTTCTGATTGGGCTAGAACTAAATCCTAAATACCTCAGTGGTCAATTAGAAACAGCTATCTTAACTTCTCACGTGAGTATTTTAGTACCGTTTTCTTTAGGAACGGTGTTGGCAATACTGCTTTATCCGCTCGTTTCTAATGGTAGCGTTTCTTTTACCGCCTTTGCGCTGTTTTTAGGGGCAGCGATGTCCATTACCGCTTTCCCAGTCTTAGCACGGATTATTACAGAAAATAATTTACAGGGAACGCGCCTAGGAACACTAGCGCTAACTTGTGCAGCGGTAGATGATGTCACAGCTTGGTGTGTTTTAGCAGTAGCGATCGCCGTGGCTAGAGGTGGTGGTATCCTTAGTGCATTACCCACCATCGTTGAAAGTGTAGTTTATATCGGTTTCATGCTGACTGTGGGTCGTTGGTTCCTAGAACGCCTAGCCGCTTACTATGAACGCACCGGACGCCTGAGCCAGCTATTAGTGGCTTTAATTTACATGGCGGTAGTTGCTTCCGCCCTCATCACCGAACTAATTGGCATTCACTTGATATTTGGCGCCTTTTTACTAGGCGCAGCCATGCCCAAAAATGCCGATTTAGTGAGAGAATTAGCCGAAAAAACCGAAGATTTTGTTTTAGTATTTTTGCTACCAATATTTTTTGCCTTCAGCGGTTTACGGACAGAGATAGGTTTACTCAATCGCCCGGATTTGTGGGCATTATGTGCCTTAGTATTACTAGTAGCGATCGCTGGTAAATATGTAGGTACTTATGTAGCAGCCCGTGTCAGTGGAATTAATAACCGCGAAGCCTCAGCCCTCGGTTGGTTAATGAACACTCGCGGTTTGACAGAGCTGATAGTACTGAATATTGGCCTAGAGTTAAAGGTTATTTCTCCATTGTTGTTTACCATGCTGGTGATTATGGCTTTAGTCACCACATTTATGACCTCGCCACTGTTAGAGTGGACATATCCCAAGCGACTCATCAGGTTAGACGTGGTGGAACCAGAATTAGAAACCGAAACCACCACCAGCAAAGAATACAAAATTTTAGTCCCAATAGCTAATCCTAGCACCCAAAAAGGACTCGTGCAGTTAGCAGTAGCGATCGCGCAACCCGGCGCAAGTATTACCCTCAACAACCAGAAATCTGCTATAGTCCATCCCCTTAACCTGATTGAATTTGAAGAAGACTACGCTTTTGAAAGTACCCCACTTGAAGCCAACCGCTTAATCGCCCACCGTCATCAGCAGCTAGAAGAATTAATTAACACTCTCGAACCGCCAGACACACGGGCTTATGTACACCCTATAGTCCGCATTTCCAGCAACGTCGCCAGAGAAACTGCACACATAGCACAAATTGAGCAAGCTGATTTAATTTTAGTAGGATGGCACCGCCCAGCCTTCAGTAGCAATCGTTTAGGGGGAAGAGTCGGTCAAATTCTTACCACCGCACCCGTAGATGTCGCCGTATTCGTCGATCGGGGTGGAGAACGGTTAGAAAGCTTGTTAGTCCCCTACTCTGCAAACATCCATGACGATTTAGCATTGATACTTGCGCTGAGATTGTTGATTAATCAAGATACATGCATGTTGCAGATTTTACAGGTAGTCTCAGAAAATCAAGTTAAAGATGAACTTAGTTATGAACTAGAGACAATGATGGGACAATTGCCCACCAGTGTACGCGATCGCATCACCATCAACATCATCGAAGCCCCAGAGCCAATTCAAGCTTTAGTCTCCGCCTCTGAAAGCGTTGATTTGACCATTGCTGGTACCAGTCGCACCTGGGGAATTGAGCGCCAAACCCTAGGAAGATACACAGACCAGCTAGCTATTGAATGTCGTTCCTCCTTACTCATTACCCGACGCTACAGTCAAGTTACCTCCCATCTAGCCTCTGTACTTCCTGATGTCAGCACTCCAGAATCCGCACTCAGCAAGTGA
- a CDS encoding CmpA/NrtA family ABC transporter substrate-binding protein — protein sequence MTKLDRRKFITAAGATILTHTLTNSSTANVPATNLKNRVYSSSGNSPEVTTATLGFVPVTSCCPLIIAKAKGFFAQYGMPNVKVMKQPSWAVMRDKLMLGAADDGLDGGHLLFPMIYLMSTGEITYGRKIPMYILARMNVNGQGISLANTYKDLKIGIDSSPLKAAFAKKTQSGETVRCAVPYRRVTGDFFMRWWLAYGGIDPDKDTSIIVIPPPQMVASMRSGSMEAFAVVDPWHHRLIKQKLGYSTVTTGELWNNHPEKGFTVRAQWVDKYPQAAKALLAAVMEAQIWCDKPENKEELFQIVSQREWIGVKSELLRDRLLGKFDYGNGRVVENSPHAIKYWRDSASYPFKSHDLWFLTEDMRWGYRSPDFATKPLIDAVNREDLWREAAKLIGQEAAIPASTSRGIEKFFNGLEFDPENPQAYLRAPKIRIAT from the coding sequence ATGACAAAGCTTGATAGAAGAAAATTTATCACAGCCGCTGGTGCGACGATTTTAACTCACACCTTAACTAATAGCTCTACTGCTAACGTCCCTGCTACTAACTTAAAAAATCGTGTTTATTCAAGTTCTGGTAATAGTCCAGAAGTGACAACCGCTACTTTAGGATTTGTGCCGGTGACGAGTTGCTGTCCGTTAATTATTGCTAAAGCTAAAGGCTTTTTTGCTCAGTATGGAATGCCTAATGTCAAGGTGATGAAGCAGCCGTCTTGGGCTGTGATGCGCGATAAATTGATGTTAGGCGCGGCTGATGATGGCTTGGATGGGGGACATTTGCTATTTCCAATGATTTATTTGATGTCCACAGGAGAAATCACCTATGGACGGAAAATTCCTATGTATATCCTGGCGAGAATGAATGTTAATGGACAAGGAATATCTCTTGCTAATACTTATAAAGATTTAAAAATTGGCATCGATAGTTCACCATTAAAAGCAGCTTTTGCTAAGAAAACTCAAAGTGGTGAAACTGTCCGTTGTGCAGTTCCTTATCGTCGGGTTACAGGCGATTTTTTCATGCGTTGGTGGTTAGCTTATGGTGGTATTGATCCGGATAAAGATACATCAATTATTGTGATTCCACCGCCACAAATGGTTGCGAGTATGCGGAGTGGAAGTATGGAGGCTTTCGCTGTAGTTGATCCTTGGCACCATCGATTAATTAAACAAAAATTGGGGTATTCAACTGTGACAACTGGGGAGTTGTGGAATAATCACCCAGAAAAAGGATTTACAGTTAGGGCACAATGGGTTGATAAATATCCTCAAGCAGCTAAAGCGTTATTAGCGGCGGTTATGGAAGCGCAAATCTGGTGCGATAAACCAGAAAATAAAGAGGAACTTTTCCAGATTGTATCTCAGCGGGAGTGGATTGGTGTCAAAAGTGAATTACTGCGCGATCGCTTATTAGGTAAATTTGATTACGGTAATGGACGGGTGGTAGAAAATAGCCCCCACGCCATTAAATATTGGCGTGATTCTGCTTCCTATCCGTTCAAAAGTCACGACTTGTGGTTTTTGACTGAAGATATGCGCTGGGGTTATCGTTCTCCTGATTTTGCTACCAAACCTTTAATTGATGCCGTCAATCGTGAAGATTTGTGGCGAGAAGCTGCTAAACTAATCGGCCAAGAGGCGGCTATCCCTGCTAGCACATCCCGTGGTATTGAAAAGTTTTTTAATGGTTTGGAATTTGACCCAGAAAATCCCCAAGCTTATCTTCGTGCTCCCAAAATTAGGATAGCTACGTAG
- the rplB gene encoding 50S ribosomal protein L2, which yields MGTRSYRPYTPSTRQVIVSDFAEITKTEPEKSLTEYVHRPKGRNNLGRITSRRRGGGHKQLYRIIDFKRDKRGIPATVVAIEYDPNRNARIALLYYQDGEKRYILQPNGLKVGTTVIAGPDSPFENGNALPLANIPLGTSVHNVELKPGKGGQIVRSAGATAQVVAKEGNYVTLKLPSGEVRLIRRECYATIGQVGNTDARNLSAGKAGRNRWKGRRPKVRGSVMNPVDHPHGGGEGRAPIGRPGPVTPWGKPTLGAKTRKPKKASSKLIIRRRRKSSKRGRGGRES from the coding sequence ATGGGTACTCGTTCTTATCGCCCTTATACCCCCAGTACTCGTCAAGTTATAGTTTCCGATTTTGCCGAAATCACTAAAACCGAGCCGGAAAAATCGCTAACTGAATATGTCCATCGCCCCAAAGGTCGAAATAACCTGGGACGGATTACTAGCCGTCGTCGGGGTGGCGGACACAAACAGCTTTACCGCATCATTGACTTTAAAAGAGACAAGCGAGGAATTCCCGCAACAGTCGTTGCCATTGAATATGACCCTAACCGGAATGCCCGGATCGCCTTGTTATATTATCAAGATGGCGAAAAGCGCTATATTCTCCAACCCAACGGCTTGAAAGTCGGCACCACCGTCATTGCGGGGCCAGATTCGCCTTTTGAAAATGGAAATGCGTTACCACTAGCAAACATTCCCTTGGGTACTAGTGTTCACAACGTCGAACTCAAACCTGGGAAGGGCGGACAAATCGTCCGTTCGGCTGGCGCTACCGCCCAGGTAGTAGCTAAAGAAGGTAATTACGTCACACTGAAATTACCTTCAGGTGAAGTACGTTTAATTCGCCGCGAGTGCTACGCCACCATCGGTCAAGTAGGTAACACCGACGCCAGAAACTTGAGTGCAGGTAAAGCCGGACGCAATCGCTGGAAGGGTCGCCGTCCCAAGGTGAGAGGTAGTGTGATGAACCCCGTAGATCACCCACATGGTGGTGGTGAGGGTAGAGCGCCCATCGGTAGACCAGGGCCAGTCACACCTTGGGGTAAACCAACCTTGGGAGCAAAGACACGCAAACCCAAGAAAGCCAGCAGCAAATTGATTATCCGCCGTCGCCGTAAATCTTCTAAACGCGGTCGTGGTGGTCGTGAATCTTAA
- the rplD gene encoding 50S ribosomal protein L4, giving the protein MSESIVKNWQGEQVGETSFDLRVAKEETAAHIVHRALVRQMTNSRQGTASTKTRSEVRGGGRKPWRQKGTGRARAGSTRSPLWRGGGVIFGPKPRDFHLKLNRKERRLALRTALVSRIDDLIVVEEFSEQLSSRPKTKELVAALARWGAVPEQKALLILSAITENVELSARNIENLKLIPADQLNVYDLLHADKIVLTTSAIEKIQEVYSG; this is encoded by the coding sequence ATGAGTGAGAGTATAGTGAAAAATTGGCAAGGAGAGCAAGTCGGCGAGACTAGCTTTGACTTGCGGGTTGCCAAAGAGGAAACAGCGGCACACATCGTACATCGCGCCTTGGTCAGACAAATGACCAACTCTCGCCAAGGAACCGCCAGTACAAAAACTCGTTCCGAAGTCAGAGGTGGTGGTCGTAAACCCTGGCGACAAAAAGGCACCGGTCGGGCCCGTGCGGGTTCGACTCGTTCACCCCTGTGGCGTGGTGGTGGTGTCATTTTCGGCCCCAAACCCAGAGATTTTCACCTCAAATTAAACCGCAAAGAACGCCGTCTAGCACTACGAACAGCCCTAGTCAGTCGCATTGACGACCTGATTGTAGTAGAAGAATTTAGCGAACAGCTATCATCCCGCCCCAAAACAAAAGAATTAGTAGCCGCCCTAGCTCGTTGGGGCGCAGTACCAGAGCAGAAAGCATTGTTAATTCTGTCGGCAATCACCGAAAACGTCGAGTTATCAGCCCGTAATATCGAAAATTTGAAACTGATTCCCGCCGACCAGCTCAACGTTTACGACCTGCTCCACGCTGACAAAATTGTCCTGACCACATCAGCCATAGAAAAAATTCAGGAGGTCTACAGTGGCTAA
- the rplC gene encoding 50S ribosomal protein L3, translated as MSVGILGTKLGMTQIFDEAGVAIPITVVQAGPCTVTQIKTKQTDGYAAIQVGYGEVKPKALNRPLLGHLAKSSAPPLRHLSEYHTETSGDYALGQEIKADIFSAGQIVDVIGTSIGRGFAGNQKRNNFGRGPMSHGSKNHRAPGSIGAGTTPGRVYPGKRMAGRLGGKQITIRKLTVVRVDSERNLLLIKGAIPGKPGALVSIVPAKRVG; from the coding sequence GTGTCTGTAGGTATTCTCGGCACCAAGCTGGGCATGACCCAAATTTTTGACGAAGCAGGAGTAGCAATTCCTATTACTGTCGTCCAAGCGGGGCCATGCACCGTTACACAAATTAAAACGAAACAGACCGACGGTTACGCCGCCATTCAAGTTGGCTATGGTGAAGTCAAGCCAAAGGCGCTCAACAGACCCTTGCTAGGACATCTAGCGAAATCGTCTGCCCCACCATTACGCCACTTGAGTGAGTATCACACCGAAACATCGGGTGATTATGCTTTAGGTCAAGAGATTAAAGCAGATATTTTTAGTGCAGGTCAAATTGTAGACGTAATTGGTACAAGCATCGGTCGCGGTTTTGCCGGCAACCAAAAGCGCAATAACTTCGGTCGAGGGCCAATGTCACACGGTTCCAAAAACCACAGAGCGCCCGGTTCCATCGGTGCGGGTACAACACCAGGACGTGTCTATCCTGGTAAACGCATGGCAGGTCGTTTAGGCGGTAAGCAGATCACAATTCGCAAATTGACCGTAGTGCGAGTTGACTCAGAACGCAACCTACTGCTGATTAAAGGAGCAATTCCCGGTAAACCAGGCGCTCTAGTCAGCATCGTCCCGGCAAAACGAGTGGGATAG
- a CDS encoding 50S ribosomal protein L23 has translation MAKFDPRNLPDLVRRPIVTEKATILMELNKYTFEVTLKATKPQIRAAIEDLFQVKVVKINTSIPPRKKRRVGKFIGYKPQYKKAIVTIAPGDVEKVRQVLFPEV, from the coding sequence GTGGCTAAGTTTGACCCCCGCAACCTGCCCGATTTAGTGCGTCGCCCCATCGTCACCGAGAAAGCGACAATCCTGATGGAGTTGAACAAATACACCTTTGAAGTCACTCTCAAAGCTACCAAACCACAAATCAGAGCAGCAATTGAAGACTTATTTCAAGTCAAAGTTGTCAAAATTAATACATCAATCCCACCACGGAAGAAGCGCCGGGTTGGTAAATTTATAGGTTACAAGCCCCAATATAAAAAAGCGATCGTTACTATCGCCCCTGGGGACGTAGAAAAGGTCAGACAAGTTCTATTCCCAGAGGTGTAA
- a CDS encoding ABC transporter ATP-binding protein has translation MSSFVEIKDIDKEFVLQNGSKNIVLNQINLEIKQGDFVSLIGHSGCGKSTLLNIVAGLEKPTHGSVQVDGQLVKRPFRDRMVVFQNYSLLPWLTAWENVALFVNKAMGHKSQTERRQIIGSHLEMVGLKDAAQKKPAQLSGGMKQRVALARALAIQPKLLLLDEPFGALDALTRGSLQVELMRICDICHITTIMVTHDVDEALLLSDQVVMLKNGPAATIGQILDIPFAHPRSLEVKKHSEYEVLRQQMMQFLQKQEQVKHI, from the coding sequence ATGTCTAGTTTTGTAGAAATCAAGGATATAGACAAAGAATTTGTTCTGCAAAATGGCAGTAAAAATATTGTTCTCAATCAGATTAACTTAGAAATCAAACAGGGAGATTTTGTCTCTCTAATTGGTCATTCTGGTTGTGGTAAATCTACACTGCTAAATATTGTCGCCGGGTTGGAAAAACCGACACATGGTTCTGTCCAAGTCGATGGACAGTTAGTTAAAAGACCATTCCGCGATCGCATGGTAGTATTTCAGAATTATTCTCTGCTACCTTGGCTAACTGCTTGGGAGAATGTCGCTCTATTTGTTAATAAAGCCATGGGTCATAAATCTCAAACTGAACGGCGTCAAATCATTGGTTCTCATTTAGAAATGGTTGGTTTAAAAGATGCAGCACAAAAGAAACCAGCACAACTTTCTGGAGGAATGAAACAACGAGTCGCCTTGGCGCGGGCTTTAGCAATTCAGCCTAAATTGCTCTTATTAGATGAGCCATTCGGTGCTTTAGATGCGTTAACTCGCGGTTCTTTGCAAGTAGAATTGATGCGGATCTGCGACATTTGTCATATCACAACTATTATGGTAACTCATGATGTTGATGAAGCTTTGTTACTCTCCGATCAAGTAGTCATGTTGAAAAATGGCCCGGCTGCAACTATTGGTCAAATTTTAGATATTCCTTTTGCACATCCTCGCTCTCTAGAAGTTAAAAAACATTCAGAGTATGAAGTTTTGCGTCAACAAATGATGCAATTTTTGCAAAAACAAGAACAAGTTAAACACATTTAA
- the rpsS gene encoding 30S ribosomal protein S19, translating to MGRSLKKGPFVADHLLSKIEKLNAKNEKQVIKTWSRASTILPLMVGHTIAVHNGRQHVPVFVSEQMVGHKLGEFAPTRTYRGHGKSDKKSGR from the coding sequence ATGGGTCGTTCTCTTAAAAAAGGTCCTTTCGTTGCTGATCATTTACTCAGCAAAATCGAAAAACTCAACGCTAAAAACGAAAAACAAGTTATTAAAACTTGGTCGAGAGCCTCAACAATTTTGCCATTGATGGTAGGTCACACCATAGCTGTACATAACGGACGCCAACATGTGCCAGTCTTTGTCAGCGAGCAGATGGTAGGACACAAGCTAGGGGAATTCGCTCCCACACGCACCTACAGGGGTCATGGCAAAAGTGACAAAAAATCAGGGAGATAG
- a CDS encoding AMIN domain-containing protein has product MRKKIHSPWFHQFQISLFSLSTAILLQPSSSNAQPIAAPLAKLNDWRFYPEAIQLEFTLSAGVTPHHFYLAQPPRIVVDLPDTKLGYVPAQQSYSGAIQTVRVSQLNAGITRIVLDLAPGNFSDPQQLQLRPISPQNPTRWVLRPFIRGYSHSLQPRNYPPTPQNVPISPYNYAQTAPNLPPSSYNYPQPLNPLPSSTNTNPQQPFVTVPPLTPNNSSQLPSPILPPPTFSQPAGNFQNPGAIAKPNFPTPTVPGTTIIEFGQPIPQIRY; this is encoded by the coding sequence ATGAGAAAAAAAATCCATTCACCCTGGTTCCACCAATTCCAAATCAGCTTATTCAGTTTATCTACAGCCATTTTGCTACAACCCAGTAGCAGCAACGCTCAACCAATAGCAGCACCACTAGCTAAACTCAACGATTGGCGCTTCTACCCAGAAGCCATACAACTAGAATTCACCCTTTCCGCAGGTGTCACCCCCCACCATTTCTACTTAGCCCAACCCCCCCGCATCGTCGTCGATTTACCCGACACTAAATTAGGCTACGTACCCGCCCAACAAAGTTATTCAGGAGCAATCCAAACAGTTCGCGTTTCCCAATTAAACGCAGGTATCACTCGCATTGTTTTAGACCTAGCGCCAGGAAACTTCTCTGACCCGCAGCAACTACAACTAAGACCAATTTCTCCCCAAAACCCCACTCGCTGGGTATTACGTCCATTCATTCGGGGTTATAGTCACTCTTTGCAACCAAGAAACTACCCGCCAACACCGCAAAACGTACCAATTAGCCCCTACAATTATGCCCAAACAGCCCCTAACTTACCGCCCAGCTCATACAACTACCCCCAACCACTTAATCCCCTACCATCATCCACAAATACCAACCCACAACAGCCATTTGTTACCGTCCCACCCCTGACGCCTAATAACTCCTCTCAACTACCTAGTCCGATTCTTCCTCCACCAACTTTCTCTCAGCCAGCGGGGAATTTTCAGAATCCTGGAGCGATCGCTAAACCTAATTTTCCCACACCCACAGTCCCCGGCACCACAATCATCGAGTTCGGACAACCCATACCGCAAATTAGATACTAA
- the rplV gene encoding 50S ribosomal protein L22 — MANDTTEVKAIARYIRVSPFKVRRVLDQIRGRTYRDALIILEFLPYGSTEPILKVLRSAAANAEHNAGLDRAELLITQAYADQGPVLKRFQPRAQGRAYQIRKPTCHITVAVGVPAK; from the coding sequence ATGGCAAACGATACAACCGAAGTTAAAGCGATCGCTCGTTATATCCGAGTCTCCCCGTTCAAAGTGCGCCGTGTACTTGATCAAATCCGGGGACGAACCTACCGAGACGCGTTAATCATCCTCGAATTCTTGCCCTACGGCTCCACTGAACCCATATTAAAAGTACTCAGGAGCGCCGCAGCTAATGCCGAGCATAACGCTGGATTAGACCGAGCAGAATTGCTCATCACTCAGGCATACGCAGATCAAGGCCCCGTATTGAAACGGTTCCAACCCAGAGCGCAAGGTCGAGCTTATCAAATTCGCAAACCAACATGTCATATCACCGTAGCTGTTGGTGTCCCGGCTAAATAA
- a CDS encoding NAD(P)H-quinone oxidoreductase subunit N — protein MALITTGNTFIRELEKAGSLGVYVPLEGGYEGRYRRRLRATGYITLHITARGLGDVAAYLTGVHGVRPPHLGKKTTGSGAAVGAVYYLPPIVGYNLEQLPPQSKGLVLWIIEGHILSQQELEYLATLPSLEPRVKVVIERGGDRIFRWAPLEKTLLAG, from the coding sequence ATGGCACTAATTACCACTGGCAACACTTTCATTCGGGAACTAGAAAAAGCTGGTTCTCTCGGTGTTTATGTACCTCTGGAAGGGGGTTATGAGGGTCGGTATCGACGCCGACTGCGTGCAACTGGTTACATCACTCTTCATATTACAGCCAGAGGATTGGGCGATGTAGCGGCCTATCTTACCGGAGTTCACGGAGTAAGACCACCTCATTTAGGTAAAAAAACTACTGGGAGTGGTGCAGCGGTAGGTGCGGTATATTATTTGCCTCCTATCGTTGGCTATAACCTAGAACAGTTACCGCCACAGTCCAAGGGTCTGGTGTTATGGATTATTGAGGGACATATTCTTTCTCAGCAGGAGTTGGAATATTTGGCAACTTTGCCGAGTTTAGAACCCAGAGTAAAAGTAGTAATTGAGCGAGGAGGCGATCGCATTTTCCGGTGGGCGCCTCTGGAAAAAACGCTTTTAGCTGGTTAG
- a CDS encoding DUF3172 domain-containing protein, giving the protein MRRTSTSRSSANSSRSSGFQSSMFNLTTIAILGGVFVLGIGIGIAFSSTTTLSPSNVASREFIDTKAPNPEICVQYGASAMVMDARLFVTLNPFNVYVSQPSMRPGCVLRQNNWALLEQRKLVTSDQVRECKNRLNTFGFTGNLDSDKPDIRCIYQNESAQNFFMSQPGAVAPPLDTERF; this is encoded by the coding sequence ATGAGACGTACATCGACTAGTAGATCGTCGGCTAATAGTTCCAGATCATCTGGGTTCCAATCATCAATGTTTAATCTGACTACCATCGCCATTTTAGGCGGGGTGTTTGTGTTGGGAATTGGTATTGGCATTGCTTTTAGCTCTACAACCACTTTATCCCCATCCAATGTGGCTTCGCGGGAATTCATTGATACTAAAGCGCCAAATCCGGAAATTTGCGTGCAGTATGGTGCTAGCGCGATGGTGATGGATGCGAGGCTGTTTGTGACTCTCAACCCCTTTAATGTCTATGTTTCTCAACCGAGTATGCGTCCCGGATGTGTACTCCGTCAAAATAACTGGGCGCTTTTAGAGCAAAGAAAGCTGGTGACATCAGATCAGGTAAGGGAATGTAAGAATCGCCTCAATACCTTTGGTTTTACTGGTAATTTGGACAGTGACAAACCTGATATTAGATGCATTTACCAAAATGAGTCTGCACAAAACTTCTTCATGTCGCAACCAGGAGCGGTAGCACCACCTTTGGACACGGAAAGATTCTAA